One segment of Verrucomicrobiia bacterium DNA contains the following:
- a CDS encoding NAD(P)/FAD-dependent oxidoreductase, translating to MARARTKHRVVIVGGGFGGVRAALDLVKMGGDNVSVTLISDRPHFEYYPTLYRVVTGYSPAQVAIPYSEIFRNKPVDIINDKVVKIDLAGKLVYGGLGSPYEYDSLVMALGSETGYFNIPGLPELSYGFKSVSEAERLKAHLASVLTPVVDAAPEQKVAAAHFIIVGGGPTGVELAGELASYARHLAKKKGFDPSFITVSLIEAMPRLLIMMPEDISRRVETYLHGIGVNIYVNRTVTKQEVEELFLKDMSFKTKTVVWTAGVKPNALYAKVEGFEYDKRGRVMVDDYLRAKGHTNVYVIGDAASTANSGMAQTASKDGTYIAKYITKKVLGKTRVPKYVSQKPIYAIPAGRHWAAVLWGDVRVFGLLAYCMRKAADYRFFLTILPFWKATKVFRRVFVRSDLP from the coding sequence ATGGCACGCGCACGCACAAAACATCGAGTGGTAATTGTGGGAGGTGGGTTTGGTGGCGTCCGCGCTGCCTTGGATCTGGTCAAAATGGGTGGGGACAATGTTTCTGTCACGCTTATCAGTGACCGGCCGCATTTTGAATACTACCCAACACTCTACCGTGTAGTTACGGGGTACTCGCCTGCACAGGTGGCCATTCCTTACAGTGAGATCTTCCGGAACAAGCCAGTAGACATCATTAACGACAAGGTGGTCAAAATCGACCTTGCAGGCAAGTTGGTCTATGGCGGCCTGGGCTCGCCTTACGAGTACGACAGCTTGGTCATGGCGCTAGGAAGTGAGACAGGTTACTTCAATATCCCTGGCCTCCCTGAGCTTTCCTATGGGTTCAAATCGGTAAGCGAGGCAGAGCGGCTTAAAGCCCACTTGGCCTCTGTCCTTACTCCCGTTGTAGACGCTGCCCCGGAGCAAAAAGTGGCCGCAGCCCACTTCATTATCGTAGGCGGTGGCCCAACCGGCGTAGAGTTGGCGGGTGAGCTGGCAAGTTATGCCAGGCACTTGGCCAAAAAGAAGGGCTTTGACCCTTCCTTCATTACCGTGAGCTTGATTGAGGCCATGCCGCGCCTTCTCATTATGATGCCGGAAGATATTTCCCGCCGCGTTGAAACTTACTTGCACGGCATTGGCGTGAACATCTATGTGAACCGCACTGTTACCAAGCAAGAAGTGGAAGAACTTTTCTTAAAGGACATGTCCTTTAAGACTAAGACAGTGGTCTGGACGGCAGGAGTTAAGCCAAATGCGCTCTATGCCAAGGTAGAAGGCTTTGAATATGACAAACGTGGCCGTGTGATGGTGGATGATTACCTTCGCGCCAAGGGTCATACCAATGTGTACGTTATTGGTGACGCGGCAAGTACTGCCAACTCTGGCATGGCACAGACCGCCAGCAAAGATGGCACCTATATCGCCAAGTACATCACCAAGAAAGTGCTTGGTAAGACGCGGGTGCCTAAGTATGTCTCTCAAAAGCCTATCTATGCCATTCCTGCTGGCCGCCACTGGGCCGCAGTGCTTTGGGGGGATGTCCGCGTCTTCGGCTTGCTTGCCTACTGCATGCGCAAAGCAGCCGACTACCGCTTCTTCCTCACCATTTTGCCGTTCTGGAAGGCTACCAAAGTATTCCGCCGCGTTTTTGTCCGCAGCGACCTGCCTTAG
- a CDS encoding DMT family transporter: protein MIWAAFASVAAVTVSAEAIIEKGVLRREDPGLFSAIVMVLSGCIVLPFLWIVDWSKLTLPVLAWIMLCSLVMSTAFFLATRSMKHMEISLFAPMSTITPAFVAIIAALTLGETLGRGQWVGIFLLVFGGYCLQLKPGQSWLYPCQRLIQCRDLHYLAVALLLYPIASVMGRYTFTRLGILPYHYLVLMRIFAAMYFLLYIHFRRGGFKAMRKHIPRHKGAFFWISLLNTTNGAALSLALAGAYVVKVLAVVKLSSLVTTIVGGGMFHEHYMLRKTIACIVMLVGVAWVVFG from the coding sequence ATGATCTGGGCCGCATTTGCGTCAGTCGCTGCTGTTACGGTATCGGCGGAAGCTATTATCGAGAAAGGTGTGCTACGCCGGGAAGACCCCGGTCTTTTTTCGGCCATTGTCATGGTCCTTTCCGGGTGTATAGTGTTGCCCTTCCTTTGGATTGTGGACTGGTCAAAGCTGACCCTGCCCGTATTGGCATGGATCATGCTCTGCTCCCTCGTCATGTCCACCGCCTTTTTCCTGGCAACCCGCTCCATGAAGCACATGGAGATCAGCCTGTTTGCACCCATGTCCACTATTACGCCGGCCTTTGTGGCAATTATTGCTGCACTGACGTTAGGGGAGACCTTGGGTAGGGGGCAATGGGTGGGAATCTTCCTCCTTGTTTTTGGGGGTTATTGCCTGCAGTTGAAGCCGGGACAAAGTTGGCTCTATCCTTGTCAGCGCCTCATCCAATGTCGTGACCTGCACTACCTGGCTGTGGCCCTACTGCTTTATCCTATTGCCTCCGTGATGGGCCGGTACACCTTTACCCGCCTTGGCATCCTTCCGTATCACTATTTGGTACTGATGCGGATTTTTGCGGCGATGTACTTCTTGCTCTACATCCACTTTCGTCGCGGCGGTTTCAAGGCAATGCGCAAACACATCCCAAGGCATAAAGGGGCATTTTTCTGGATTTCCCTCCTCAACACCACCAACGGTGCGGCGCTTAGTTTGGCCTTGGCGGGGGCATACGTCGTAAAGGTGCTGGCGGTAGTGAAGCTCTCTTCTCTAGTGACAACCATTGTGGGCGGGGGGATGTTCCACGAGCACTACATGCTGCGGAAAACCATTGCATGCATAGTCATGTTGGTGGGTGTGGCATGGGTAGTGTTTGGCTAG